A window of Streptomyces sp. NBC_01689 genomic DNA:
CCCGCTCCTGGAGCGGGCGGAACGCGACGGCGTCGACTGGGTGGGACTCGCCGAGCAGGAGACCGCCCTCTTCCGTGAGGACATGACCGCCCTGCGGATGCTTCCGCCGCGCCACTACATAGGCGCCGTCGAGGCCATACCCGGCATCGTGCCGCTCGTCGAGCGGCTGCGGGACGCCGGGGCCGCCTACGAGCTCGAGGGGGACGTGTACTTCTCCGTCGAGTCCGACCCCCACTTCGGCGGGGTGTCCGGTCTGGACGCCGCCGCGATGCGTCTGCTGTCCGCCGAGCGGGGCGGTGACCCGGACCGCCCGGGCAAGAAGAACCCGCTCGACCCGATGCTCTGGATGGCCGCGAGGGAGGGCGAGCCCAGCTGGGACGGCGGCTCGCTCGGACGCGGCCGGCCCGGCTGGCACATCGAGTGCGTGGCCATCGCCCTCGATCACCTGGGGATGGGCTTCGACGTCCAGGGCGGCGGCTCGGACCTCGCCTTCCCGCACCACGAGATGGGCGCCTCGCACGCCCAGGTGCTCACCGGCGAGTTCCCGATGGCCAAGGCGTACGTGCACGCCGGCATGGTCGGTCTCGACGGCGAGAAGATGTCGAAGTCGAAGGGGAACCTGGTCTTCGTCTCCACCCTCCGGCGCTCCGGTGTCGACCCGGCCGCCATCCGGCTCGCGCTGCTCGCCCACCACTACCGCGCCGACTGGGAGTGGACGGACGCCGTCCTCGCGGACGCCGTCGCCCGCCTGGAGACCTGGCGTGCCGCCGTGTCCCGGCCCGACGGCCCGTCCGCCGAGGCGCTCGTCGAGGAGATCCGCGACGCCCTCGCCGACGACCTCGACGCGCCGGCCGCGCTCGCCGCCGTCGACCGCTGGGCCACGCTCCAGCACGAGCGGGGCGGCACGGACGAGGGTGCCCCCGGCGTCGTCTCGCGCGCCGTGGACGCCCTGCTGGGTGTCGCCCTGTAACCCGTACGCAGCTCCCGTACAGGAGGAACGCCGGGCGGTTCGTGCCGCCCGGCGTTCCGCTGTCCTGTGCCCTCCGCCGGGGAAGGCCGGTGCCCTCCGCCGGGAGAGGCCGGAAAGAGAGGGCACCCAGGAGTGGTGGTGGCGGGGTGCGGCGAGACGGGGCCGGACGTGCGTCGGGGCGGTACGCAGGGTGCGTACCGCCCCGACCGCCTTCTCAGTCCTCCGAGGAGTCGTCGTCCTCGCCGCCGCCGCGTCCCGTGTCGGTCTCGGTGTCCGGCTTCGGGGACTTGGGCGGCTTCGGGCGTGCGCCCGGGTTGTCCCGGAGGTAGGACGCGCTGTCGCTGCCGTCGGCCGTGGCGTGACCGCCGGGAGCCGGGCCCGCCGGACCCCCGCCGTCCCGTCTGCGCAGATACCGCTCGAACTCCCGGGCGATGGCCTCGCCCGACGCCTCCGGCAGCTCGGCGGTGTCCCGGGCCTCCTCCAGCGTCTGCACGTACTCGGCGACCTCGCTGTCCTCGGCGGCCAGCTGGTCCACGCCCAACTGCCAGGCCCGCGCGTCCTCGGGCAGCTCGCCCAGCGGGATCCGCAGGTCGATCAGGTCCTCCAGACGGTTGAGCAGGGCCAGGGTCGCCTTCGGGTTCGGCGGCTGCGACACGTAGTGCGGCACGGCCGCCCACAGCGACACCGCCGGCACGCCCGCGTGGGTGCACGCCTCCTGGAGGATGCCGACGATGCCCGTGGGGCCCTCGTACTTGGTCTCCTCCAGATCCATCGTGCGGGCCAGGTCGGAGTCGGAGGTGACCCCGCTGACCGGGACCGGGCGGGTGTGCGGGGTGTCCCCGAGCAGGGCGCCCAGGATCACCACCAGTTCCACGCCCAGCTCGTGCGCGAAGCCGAGCAGCTCGTTGCAGAACGAGCGCCACCGCATCGACGGCTCGATGCCCCTCACCAGCACGAGGTCACGCGGCTTCTCGCCGCCGACCCGGACCACCGACAGACGCGTGGTCGGCCAGGTGATCTTGCGTACGCCGCCGTCCAGCCACACCGTGGGGCGGTTCACCTGGAAGTCGTAGTAGTCCTCGGCGTCGAGCGCCGCGAAGACCTCGCCCTTCCACTCCCTGTCCAGGTGCGCGACCGCGGTGGAGGCGGCGTCGCCGGCGTCGTTCCAGCCTTCGAACGCGGCCACCATCACTGGGTCGATCAGCTCGGGAACCCCCTCCAGCTCGATCACCCAGCGCCTCCTTCCGACGTGCTCTCGCGTACGTCCCAACCTTACGGCGTGCCGACGGTGCCTCCGCAGCCCCCTTGCACAGGGGAGTGAACGGATCACTGCCCCGAACCTCGCCAGGAAACACCCGCCAGTCATCCGAGCTGTCCCGGGCCGACATCGCCGACGACCTGGGACGTCCCTCCGTGGACGGGTGATACGTCCGATGACCGGGGGCGGCGCGCAGGCGTGCGGACGCCGTTGCTCCGCGGACGCTAGCGGACCTGCCTCGCCGGCCCGCTGTACGGCGCCCCCGTACGGCGGGCACCCTCCGTACGGTGGGCGAAGGCTGACGGAGCGTTCCGTCAGAGCGTGCTGCGCAGCCACTGCTCCACACTCGCGATGTGCACCGTCGCCCAGGACCGGGCGGCCTCCGCGTCCCGGTCGCGGAGCGCCGCCAGGATGGCCCGGTGCTCGTGCAGGGTGCGGCTGACCGCGTCCTCCTGGGTCAGACCGCGCCAGATCCGGGCTCGGGTGGTGGGCCCGGACAGGCCGTCCAGCAGCGAGCACAGGACCGAGTTCCCGGAGCTCTGCACGATGCCCCGGTGGAACTCCAGGTCGGAGGCGACGAGTTCCTCCACGGAGGGCGCGTCGCCGAGCGCGTCCAGCCGGGAGCTCAGCTCGGCCAGCTGCCGTTCGCCGATCCTGGCCGCGGCCATCGCCGTCGCCGCGGGCTCCAGGATGCGGCGCACCGCCAGGAACTCCAGCACGGTGTCGTCGCGGTGGAAGTCGACGACGAAACTCAGCGCCTCCAGGAGGAGCTGGGGGTCCAGACTGGTCACGTAGGTGCCGTCGCCCTGGCGCACGTCCAGGATGCGGATCAGGGAGAGCGCGCGCACGGCCTCCCGCAGAGAGTTGCGGGAGAGCCCGAGATCCGCGGCGAGCTCGCTCTCCTTGGGGAGCCGGTCGCCGGGCCGCAGCGTGCCCGAGACGATCATGTCCTTGATCTTTTCGATCGCCTCATCGGTGACTGCCATGGCGGACCTCCCCTGTCACTCCGGATGTCCCTCAGACCTCCGATGTCTCAGGACATTATGTGGGGTCAACGGGGTGACCGGGCACGGAATCCCTGGCCGGATCGGCGGACGACCCTTCGGAACGGGCGAACGCCTCCCGGATCGCGAGAGCGCCCGGCCCTGTTCCGGCGACGCTCGGCCCGGTCCCGGGGACGCCCGGACCCGGCCCGGGGACGCCCGGCTCGGTCCCGGGGAGGCCGCGCACGCCCGGCGGAGTGCCCCGCCTGGACGGGCCGGAAGACCGGTCTCGCGGTCCGCGCCCGTCCGGCCCGCCCGAGCCGAGCCGAAGCAAGGCCAGTCCCGGGCAGCGGCGACGACCGAGCTGGGGCGACGAGCGAGCCGTGGCGGCCTCAGCGCTGAGGCCGCCTCAGCCCAGGATGTCGAGGCACTCCGCCGCCGGAGGCCCGCCGCCCGGCGCCACGGTGGACCCGGCCAGCCGCCGCTGGAGCCGCTGGTGCCGGAACTCGTAGTACGCGCCGGACTGCCGCAGCACTCCGCGGCGGTGCGCCTCGTCGAGGAAGCGCATCAGACGCCAGGGCGTCCGCCCGGTCAGGGCGAGCCAGCCACGGGTGATCATGAATCGCCCCCAGGCGCTGAGCGCGAGCGGGGTCGCGCCGACCGGGATCCACATCTGGGCGGCCGCGTCGACGAGCCCTCCCCAGTCCCCGGACAGCAGCACGACCGGGAGACAGACGACCGCGGTGAGCAGCGCGGCGATGCCGCCCCGCACCAGGGAGGCGGTCCGGTCGGCGCGCAGGGTGCCGCGCGGGCCGGGCGCGCGCAGCACCTCGGAGGGCGCGCTGAGCGCCCGGTAGACACCGCAGACGCACCCGCCGACCATGCCGATCAGCACCCCCGCGGCCACCATCGGCGGCAGACAGCGCGCGAAGAGGGCCGACGGCGGACCGTCGGTGAGCCAGGCGCGGCCCCGCTCCGGGAGCACGGACCGCAGGTTCGCCGCGTACGCCACGCGGCCCGGTGCGTCCGCCGTCGTGAGACGCACGGTCACCGCACCGGACCGGGACTCGAACACCGTGTGCCGGGAGGCGAACGCGGCGCAGGTGCGCGCGGGCAGCAGCGGGATCTCGCAGTGGGGCGGGGCCGTGCCCGCCGGGTAGGCGAGCGGCAGCGCGCCGGGTGCCGGGACGAGCAGGGTGCCGGTCAGCCGGTGGTCGGTGCTCGCGGTGCGGACGCCGTCCCGTTCGTGGAACCGCCAGTGGCCGATGCGCCGTCCGTCCAGGTCCTCCCGCGAGCTGGACGTCAGGACGGTCGCCGTGACCGCCGCCGCCCCCGCGACGGAACTCGCGACGGTGCCGACGAGCAGGGTCGCCGCCATGCCCCGTACCAGGCCGGCCGTGAAGTCGTGGGCGATCCGGCCGCCCCGGCGCGGGGCGCTGTCCCGCAGGGCATGCCGGGTCCCGCCGATCAGCAGGGCGCAGCCGGACACCGCGCAGACCGTCCCGGCCAGCGCGGTATCCGGCGTCACCGCCACGCCGAGCAGCAGCGCCCCGGCCAGGCCGACCGAGCACGCGGACAGCGTGGCTCCGCTCATCAGTACCGCGGCGCGGCCCCAGTGTCCGCCGGCCCACGGAAGGTTCAGCGGGACCGGGTGCCGGGGCAGGCCCGCGACACCGAAGAACAGGGTCAGCAGCATCGCGAAGAGGAAGCCGCCGAACAGGTCGGGCAGCGGACCATCGGTGACGGCGCCGAAGCGGAAGCCGAACCGCAGGTCGTCGGTGAGGGCGACGCCCACCCACAGCACGGTGGCCGCGGCCGTGGTGACGGCCAGCTGGCGGAGCAACGGGCCGCGGGGGCCGGGCGGTCCCGGCCGGGCGGGCAGCAGGAAGGCGACCCCGAAGGCGTAGCCGAGCGTCTGGCCGAGGAGCCCCGCGACGAGCGAGCCGGAGTCCGGCACCGCCGGTCCGTGGCCCGACGGAAGGTCCAGGGCGAGGGCCGGCAGCAGCGCGCAGGCCGCGAGGATCGCCAGCAGCCCGGTCGCGTAGGCGCGGACCACCCCGGGCAGCGCCGACTCCAGCTCCCACCAGGCCAGCCGCTCGGTGCCGCGGCTCTCCAGCTCCTTGGCCAGCTGTCCCAGGCGGCGCCGCGCCTCGGCGGCGCGCCGGGGCCCGCCGTCCGCGAAGGCCGAGGGCACGAAGGCGTCCAGCAGGTGTTCCTCGATGTCCCCGGCCGTCGGGAAACGCGCGGTGTCGAGGAGTTCGGCGGGGTCGCGGGAGGTGTCGCTGTACACCGTGCGCGCGAGCGCCACCATCAGCGGGACCGTCAGTACGGCGTTCAGGGGCAGCGGTTCGTGGTCCAGCCGGCGCAGCACCGGTGTCCACACGGTCTCCCGGTGATCGCCGTCGAGGCCGCGGGGGCGGGCCGTGCGTTCGAGGTACGAGCCGGCCCGCCCGCTGTCCAGCGGGAGCAGCTGTACGACCTCGGCCGCCGTGAGCACGTCGCCCGCGCGCACCGCGGAGGCCCAGGCCGCGGGGCGGCTGGTGAGCAACAGGGGGAGTTCGTCGTCGAGTTCGGAGTTGATGCGTCGTACGGCGTCCGCGTACGCCGCCCGGGGGAGCTCGTCGAACCCGTCGAGGACGGGCAGGACGAGTCCGGTGTCGACCAGCGCGCGGCCGAGGCTGTGCCGGCCGTCCGAGGGCGCGGCCAGCGAGCGGTAGTCGGCGGCGAGGCGGTCGGCGAGCCAGTCGCGCAGCCCCGTACGCGTGGGGTCCCAGCCGGACAGCGGGAAGATCACCGGTACGGGGCCGCCGGGTTCGCGCACGGCCAGCAGTCCCAGGGTGAACCGGACGGCCAGCACGCTCTTGCCGGAGCCGGGGCCGCCCAGCGCGACCAGCCGGTGGCGCGGCAGGGACGCGAACGCCCCGACGATGCCCTCCAGTCGGTGTCCGCCGTCGCGCGGTGCGGGCACCGGTGTCCCGGGGCGGATGTTCTCCGGATGGTCGGCGAGCCGGCGGTCCGCCGGGGCCCAGCGCACGTCCAGGGGCCCGGGATCGTGGAGCCTGCGCAGCCGGGCCTCGGCCGCCCACTGTTCCCGTACCGCCTCGGCGAGCGCGTCGGCGGCCCGGCGCCGTACGTCGCCGGCGGGCCGGGGTGTGTCGGTGCCGTCGCGCAACGCGTCCGCGAGGAACGCGGCGACGGACACCACCGCCGCGATCACGGAGACGAACACACCCGCGGTGTTCTCGTCCCGAGAGTCGTGCACCGCGCCGACGAGGGCGACGAGCGCCGCCGCGCACACCCCGAAGGCAGCTCGCCGCCGCAGGCGAGCGCTCCGCCACCAGCCGCTCATGCGCGTCGTTCTCCCTGGTCGGATCCGGTCCCGTACTCCGTTGTATCCGGCATCCGTTGGGCCCAGGGAGGAATGCGTGCGGGGGCGGGGGGCGCGTGAGGCATCCGGGGGGCTGCTGGAGGTTCACCTGAGACGACGTGTACCAGGGCGTACCCAGGCGTGCCAAGGGGCGGCTCCCCCCGTGGGAGCCGCCCCTTCCCCGTGGTGCGGGTGGGTTCCCGAACCGCCGGTGCCGTCCGTGGGGCCGGTGGGTCCCCGCGGGCTACTTCTTGTCGAGCAGGTCCTGCACCTTGGCGCGGACCTCGTCCGTGGCGAGACCGCGGATCGTCAGCGTCGTACGGCGGCGCAGCACGTCGTCCGCCGTCTGCGCCCACTCGTTGTCCCGGGCCCACACGACCTGTGCCCAGATCTCGGGGGCGTCCGGGTGGACGCGCTCGCCGAGCGCCGCGTCCTCGTTCGCGAGGCGGGCGATGTCGAAGGCGAGCGAACCGTAGTGCGTCGCGAGGTGCCTGGCGGTGTCGGCGGCCATGCGCGGGCCGGGGGCCGGGCCGTCGACGAGCAGCCGGTGGGCGACCGCGCGCGGATTGGCGACGCCGGGCAGCGGCAGCTTCTTCGGCAGCGCGGAGATCGGCTCGAAGTCCTCGCCCAGCGGGTGGCCCGGCAGCGACTCCAGCTTCTTCATGACCGTACGGCCGATGTGCCGGAACGTGGTCCACTTGCCGCCCGCGACGGAGAGCATCCCGCCGCGGCCCTCGGTGACGACCGTCTCGCGCTTCGCCTTCGAGGTGTCGCCGGGACCGCCCGGCAGCACCCGCAGACCGGCGAAGGAGTACGTGATCAGATCACGGGAGAGCTGCTGGTCGCGGACGGAGAACGCGGCCTCGTCGAGGATCTGGGCTATGTCCTTCTCGGTGACCGCGACCTCGCCCGGGTCCCCCTCGTACTCCTCGTCGGTGGTGCCGAGCAGCAGCATGTCCTCCCAGGGGAGGGCGAAGGTGATGCGGTACTTGTCGATCGGGGTCGCGAGCGCGGCCTTCCAGGGGGAGGTGCGCTTGAGGACCAGGTGCGCGCCCTTGGAGAGGCGGATGGACGGAGCGGCGTTCGCGTCCTCCATCCGGCGGAGGTGGTCGACCCAGGGGCCGGTGGCGTTGAGGACGAGGCGCGCGTCGACGCCGAACTCGGTGCCGTCCGTGCGGTCCTTCAGCTCGGCTCCGGTGACCCGGCCCCGGGTGAAGCGCAGACCGGTCACCTCGGCGTGGTTGAGGACGACGGCGCCCGACTCCACGGCCGCGCGGACGGTCATCAGGGCCATCCGGGAGTCGTTCATCTGGTCGTCGCCGTAGACCGCGACGGCCTTCAGGTTCTCGGTGCGCAGCTCCGGCACGTCCTGCGCGGCCTTGGAGGGGCTCAGCAGGTGTCCCACGCCGTCGCCGAACGCGGAGAGGGCCGAGTACGCGAAGACACCGGCTCCGAGCTTCGCCGCGCCGTGCGGCCCGCCCTTGTACACGGGGAGGTAGAACGTGAGCGGGTTCGCCAGGTGGGGGGCCACCTGGCGGGAGACCGCACGGCGCTCGAAGTGGTTCTCCGCCACCAGCTTCACCGCGCCGGTCTGCAGGTAGCGCAGACCGCCGTGGAGAAGCTTGGAGGAGGCGGAGGAGGTGGCGCCGGCGAAGTCACCGGCGTCGACCAGGGCCACCCGCAGACCGGACTGCGCGGCGTGCCAGGCGGTGGAGATGCCCAGGATGCCGCCGCCGATCACGAGGAGGTCGTACGTCGCCTTGGACAGCTGTTCCCGGGTCTCGGCGCGGCTCGGGTGGGAGCCGGAGGCGGGGTGCGTACCGAGGGCAGGCACAGTCTGCAGGGTGGGCTGGCTGGTCATTGCGGGTTCTTACTCCTCAGTTCTCGTCTTCGATCCAGCCCATGGTCCGCTCGACGGCCTTGAGCCAGCTCTTGTACTCACGGTCGCGGGTGTCCGCGTCCATGTTGGGGGTCCACTCGGCGGCCCGGCGCCAGTTGGCGCGCAGGTCCTCGGTGTTGGACCAGAAGCCGACGGCGAGGCCGGCGGCGTAGGCGGCGCCGAGGCAGGTGGTCTCGGCGACCATCGGGCGCACCACGGGGGCGTCCAGGAAGTCGGCGAGGGTCTGCATCAGCAGGTTGTTGGAGGTCATGCCGCCGTCGACCTTGAGGGCCGTGAGCTCGACGCCGGAATCCTTGGTCATGGCGTCGGTGATCTCGCGGGTCTGCCAGGCGGTGGCTTCCAGGACGGCGCGCGCGATGTGCGCCTTGGTGACGTACCGGGTCAGACCGGCGATCACACCGCGGGCGTCGGAGCGCCAGTACGGGGCGAACAGGCCGGAGAAGGCCGGTACGAAGTAGGCGCCGCCGTTGTCCTCGACCGAGGACGCGAGCGTCTCGATCTCGGCGGCGGACTTGATCAGGCCCATCTGGTCGCGCATCCACTGCACCAGCGAACCGGTGACGGCGATGGAGCCCTCGAGGGCGTACACCGGAGCCTGGTCGCCGATGCGGTAGCCGACGGTGGTGAGCAGGCCCGAGTACGAGTTGATGATCTTGTCGCCGGTGTTCATCAGCATGAACGTGCCGGTGCCGTACGTGGACTTGGCCTCGCCCTCGGAGAAGCAGGTCTGGCCGAACAGGGCCGCCTGCTGGTCGCCGAGCGCGGAGGCGACCGGGATGCCGCCGAGCAGCTCGCCGAGCGGGCCTCCGGTGACCTCGCCGTAGACCTCGGCGGAGGAGCGGATCTCGGGGAGCATCGCCAGCGGGACGCCGATGGACTCGGCGATCTTCTCGTCCCACTCCAGCGTGTGCAGGTTCATCAGCATGGTGCGGGAGGCGTTGGTGACGTCGGTCACGTGGCGGCCGCCGTCGGCGCCGCCGGTCAGGTTCCAGATGACCCAGGTGTCCATCGTGCCGAAGAGGATGTCCCCGGCCTCGGCGCGCTCGCGCAGGCCCTCGACGTTGTCGAGCAGCCAGCGGGCCTTGGGGCCGGCGAAGTACGAGGCGAGGGGCAGGCCGGTCTCGCGGCGGAAGCGGTCCTGGCCGACGTTGCGGCCGAGCTCCTTGCAGAGCGCGTCGGTGCGGGTGTCCTGCCAGACGATGGCGTTGTGGACGGGCTCGCCGGTGTTCTTGTCCCACAGCAGCGTGGTCTCACGCTGGTTGGTGATGCCGATCGCCTTGATGTCGTCGCGGGTGATGCCGGCCTTCTCGATGGCGCCGGCCACGACCTCCTGGACGTTGGTCCAGATCTCGGTGGCGTCGTGTTCGACCCAGCCCGGCTTGGGGAAGATCTGCTCGTGCTCCTTCTGGTCGACGGAGACGATGCGGCCGTCACGGTCGAAGACGATGCAGCGGGACGAGGTGGTGCCCTGGTCGATCGCGGCGATGAAGGGGCCGGCGGTGTGTGCGTCGGTCACGGTGTGCTCCTGAGGTTCCGAATGAAAGGGCGGTGTCTACGTGTTTACGTCGCGCTGCTCTGGCGGTGCGGTAAGCGGTGCTCCGGGCGTGCCTCGAGGTGTTCGGCTCTTCGGCGGTGCTCCCTGGGCGGTGTTCCCGAGCGGTGCTCCGGCGATGCTCCTAAGCGAAGGCGACGTTGTAGAGGCCTGCGGCGATCGCGCCGCCGATCAGCGGACCGACGACCGGGACCCAGGCGTAGCTCCAGTCGGAGCCACCCTTGTTCGGCAGGGGGAGCAGGGCGTGCACGATGCGCGGACCGAGGTCACGGGCCGGGTTGATCGCGTAGCCGGTGGGGCCACCGAGGGAGAGACCGATCGAGACGACCACGAGGGCGGTGATCAGGGCGCCGAGGGGGCCGAGGCCGTTGCCCTTGTCGTTCAGACCCTGGGTGAGCACGGCGAGCACCAGCACGACGGTGCCGATGATCTCCGTGGCGAGGTTCTGCACCGCGTGACGGATCTCGGGGCCGGTGGAGAAGATGCCCAGGACCGGGCCGGCGGCCGGCTCCTCGGCCTCGACGGCCTTGGCGGCACGCTGCTCGTCGGTGCCGACGATCTCGGGGTCGGTCAGGTGCACCCGGAACTGTCCGTAGTACACGACCCAGACCAGCGTGGCACCGATCATGGCGCCCAGCAACTGACCGCCCCAGTAGACGGGCAGGTTGTTCCAGCCGCCGTCCTTGATGGTCAGCGCCAGCGTCACGGCGGGGTTCAGGTGCGCGCCCGACAGCGGCGCGGAGGTGTAGACGGCCGTGAGGACCGCGAAACCCCACCCGAAGGCGATGGCGAGCCAGCCGGCGTTACGGGCCTTCGAGGCCTTCAGCGTGACGGCGGCGCAGACGCCACCACCGAGCAGGATGAGTATGGCGGTACCTATGGTCTCGCCGATGAAGATGTCGGAGCTGGACACCCGCGACTCCTTTGTCCTTCGTCCAGGGAAGCCGAACCCCGGGTCCCTCCGGTGGTTCGCGCCCTCGGGGGTGAGGGCGATGACGGCCGCTGGCACTGCCACACCCTAACGCTTTTGTCGTCAGGTGTTCGACAATGTCGACCGATGGACGGGAGTCTTGCTCCGCTGTTACCAGCTCGTCAAGGGTTCCGTTATCGAAAACACGATCGTTATTGATTGCTGTGGGCTATCGGTCTCGGGACGGCGGCGCACCGCACGCGAACGGGTACGTCGTGTGTGCGCGAGGGTGTTCCGGGAGGGTGCGGGACGCCCCTCCCGTAGGTGCGGAACGCGCTCCGCTCGGCTGTGGCACGCGGCCGTGAAAGCGGCCGTGAAGACGCGCGCGAGCGCACGGAAGGCCGGTACGTCACCGACGTACCGGCCCGCTCGGCCCGGGGAGACCCCGGCCCGGCGGGCGGAGGGCCCGTGGCTCGGGAGCGGTCCGGGGCTCGGGGGTGGCGTGCGGCTCGGAGAGGGCGCGCGGGTCGGGGGCGGCGCGCGGCTCAGGGAGGGCGCGCGTCCCGGGGCGGGTCCGCGGTTCAGGGGTGGCGCGTGGCCCGGGCGACCGCGCGGGTCCGCGCCCGCGGACGGGCCCGCCGACGCACCGGCCGGCGCGCGGATGTCCGCGCGCCACCGCCGCTGGGCGTCAGAACCGCCCTGCTTCCAGGTCCCGCGCCACATCGGGCGGGCGTCAGAACCGCCCTGCTTCCAGGTCCCGCGCCACATCGGGCGGGCGTCAGAACCGCCCTGCTTCCAGGTCCCGCGCCACATCGGGCGGGCGTCAGAACCGCCCTGCTTCCAGGTCCCGCGCCACATCGGGCGGGCGTCAGAACCGCCCTGCTTCCAGGTCCCGCGCCACATCGGGCGGGCGTCAGAACCGCCCTGCTTCCAGGTCCCGCGCCACATCGGGCGGGCGTCAGAACCGCCCTGCTCCCAGGTCCCGCGCCACATCGGGCGGGCGTCAGAACCGCCCTGCTCCCAGGTCCCGCGACACCGCGCGGGCGCAGTCGCGCACCGCCGCGATCAGGTCGGGCCGCAGCTCCCCGTCCTTGCAGACCCGCTCCACGGCCCCGGTGATGCCCACCGCGCCGACCGGCATGCGCCGCCGGTTGTGGATCGGGGCCGCGACCGAGGCGACACCCGTCCAGGTCTCCTCGACGTCGTCCGCGTATCCGCGGGCCCGGGTCAGGTCGAGCACGCCCTCGAACTCCTCCAGCGTGCTGACCGTCCGCGCCGTGAACTCGTCGCGCTCGGCCTCCAGCACCTCGCTGTGGGCCACCGGGTCGTACGCCGACAGGACCTTGCCCAGCGCCGTGGAGTGCAGCGGCTGCATGGCCCCGACCTCCAGCACCTGGCGGCTGTCGTCGGGCCGGAACACGTGGTGCACGATCAGCACCCCCTGTTGGTGCAGGACCCCCAGGTACACGCTCTCCCCGCTGGAGCGGGCCAGGTCGTCGGTCCATACCAGCGCCCGCGCCCGCAGTTCGTGCACGTCGAGGTAGGTGGTCCCGAGGCGCAGCAGCTCGGCGCCGAGCTGGTAGCGCCCGGAGACGGTGTCCTGCTCCACGAAGCCCTCCTGCTGAAGGGTGCGCAGTATGCCGTGGGCCGTCCCCTTGGCCAGGCCCAGCGACGAGGCGATGTCGGACAGGCCGAGCTGTCGCTCGCCGCCCGCGAGCAAGCGCAGCATCGCCGCCGCCCGTTCGAGCGACTGGATGTTCCGTGCCATCGCCGTGCTGCCTCCGTTCCCCTTCGACCGTCGGCGGCCGCCTACGTTGCCGCCGTTCGACAATGCCGAACACTACCGTTCGCCGACGGGCTCTCGCTAACAGGTGGTCGCAAGATGTCCCGTCCGTTCTTAACACCCCGGCCGCCTCCGCCACGCCCGTCCGTCCCCTGGACGCCACTGACCCTCGGGCGGCGCTCCGGGCTACCCTGACGGCGTGCGCGTTCCATGAGAAGCGCAAAGCCGACAGCCGTCGCACTCCAGGGAGCACCTTCATGGCTTCGTTGCCGAACCCGTCCCCTTCGTCCGAGTTCGCCGAGAACCGGGCCCGCATCGACGCACTGCGTGAGGCCCTCGCCACCCGTGTGGTGGTGGCGGACGGCGCGATGGGCACGATGCTGCAGGCGCAGGATCCGACGCTGGAGGACTTCGAGAACCTCGAAGGCTGCAACGAGATCCTGAACCTCACCCGGCCGGACATCGTCCGTTCGGTCCACGAGGCCTATTTCGACGTCGGCGTGGACTGTGTCGAGACCAACACCTTCGGAGCGAACCACTCGGCCATGGCCGAGTACGACATCGCCGACCGTGTGCACGAACTCTCCGAGGCGGGAGCGCGGCTGGCCCGTGAGGTCGCCGACGACTACGCGTCCCGCGACGGCCGCCGGCGCTGGGTCCTCGGCTCCATCGGCCCCGGTACCAAGCTGCCGACCCTCGGCCACGTCCCCTACGGCACGCTGCGCGACGGATTCCAGGCGAACGCGGAGGGACTGATCGCGGGCGGCGCCGACGCCCTGATCGTCGAGACCACCCAGGACCTGCTGCAGACCAAGGCCTCCCTGCTGGGCGCCCGCCGCGCCATGGAGGCACTCGGACTCGACCTCCCGCTGCTGTGTTCGATGGCGTTCGAGACGACCGGCACCATGCTGCTCGGCTCCGAGATCGGTGCCGCGCTGACCGCGCTGGAGCCGCTCGGCATCGACATGATCGGCCTGAACTGCTCGACCGGTCCCGCCGAGATGAGCGAGCACCTGCGCTACCTCACGCGGCAC
This region includes:
- a CDS encoding glycerol-3-phosphate dehydrogenase/oxidase, which codes for MTSQPTLQTVPALGTHPASGSHPSRAETREQLSKATYDLLVIGGGILGISTAWHAAQSGLRVALVDAGDFAGATSSASSKLLHGGLRYLQTGAVKLVAENHFERRAVSRQVAPHLANPLTFYLPVYKGGPHGAAKLGAGVFAYSALSAFGDGVGHLLSPSKAAQDVPELRTENLKAVAVYGDDQMNDSRMALMTVRAAVESGAVVLNHAEVTGLRFTRGRVTGAELKDRTDGTEFGVDARLVLNATGPWVDHLRRMEDANAAPSIRLSKGAHLVLKRTSPWKAALATPIDKYRITFALPWEDMLLLGTTDEEYEGDPGEVAVTEKDIAQILDEAAFSVRDQQLSRDLITYSFAGLRVLPGGPGDTSKAKRETVVTEGRGGMLSVAGGKWTTFRHIGRTVMKKLESLPGHPLGEDFEPISALPKKLPLPGVANPRAVAHRLLVDGPAPGPRMAADTARHLATHYGSLAFDIARLANEDAALGERVHPDAPEIWAQVVWARDNEWAQTADDVLRRRTTLTIRGLATDEVRAKVQDLLDKK
- the glpK gene encoding glycerol kinase GlpK produces the protein MTDAHTAGPFIAAIDQGTTSSRCIVFDRDGRIVSVDQKEHEQIFPKPGWVEHDATEIWTNVQEVVAGAIEKAGITRDDIKAIGITNQRETTLLWDKNTGEPVHNAIVWQDTRTDALCKELGRNVGQDRFRRETGLPLASYFAGPKARWLLDNVEGLRERAEAGDILFGTMDTWVIWNLTGGADGGRHVTDVTNASRTMLMNLHTLEWDEKIAESIGVPLAMLPEIRSSAEVYGEVTGGPLGELLGGIPVASALGDQQAALFGQTCFSEGEAKSTYGTGTFMLMNTGDKIINSYSGLLTTVGYRIGDQAPVYALEGSIAVTGSLVQWMRDQMGLIKSAAEIETLASSVEDNGGAYFVPAFSGLFAPYWRSDARGVIAGLTRYVTKAHIARAVLEATAWQTREITDAMTKDSGVELTALKVDGGMTSNNLLMQTLADFLDAPVVRPMVAETTCLGAAYAAGLAVGFWSNTEDLRANWRRAAEWTPNMDADTRDREYKSWLKAVERTMGWIEDEN
- a CDS encoding MIP/aquaporin family protein, encoding MSSSDIFIGETIGTAILILLGGGVCAAVTLKASKARNAGWLAIAFGWGFAVLTAVYTSAPLSGAHLNPAVTLALTIKDGGWNNLPVYWGGQLLGAMIGATLVWVVYYGQFRVHLTDPEIVGTDEQRAAKAVEAEEPAAGPVLGIFSTGPEIRHAVQNLATEIIGTVVLVLAVLTQGLNDKGNGLGPLGALITALVVVSIGLSLGGPTGYAINPARDLGPRIVHALLPLPNKGGSDWSYAWVPVVGPLIGGAIAAGLYNVAFA
- a CDS encoding IclR family transcriptional regulator gives rise to the protein MARNIQSLERAAAMLRLLAGGERQLGLSDIASSLGLAKGTAHGILRTLQQEGFVEQDTVSGRYQLGAELLRLGTTYLDVHELRARALVWTDDLARSSGESVYLGVLHQQGVLIVHHVFRPDDSRQVLEVGAMQPLHSTALGKVLSAYDPVAHSEVLEAERDEFTARTVSTLEEFEGVLDLTRARGYADDVEETWTGVASVAAPIHNRRRMPVGAVGITGAVERVCKDGELRPDLIAAVRDCARAVSRDLGAGRF